A single region of the Triticum dicoccoides isolate Atlit2015 ecotype Zavitan chromosome 2B, WEW_v2.0, whole genome shotgun sequence genome encodes:
- the LOC119361075 gene encoding protein NRT1/ PTR FAMILY 8.2-like, which produces MTGRAFLVKYSEVGADTIYTQDGTVDIKGNQAVKSSTGNWRAYPYILANECCERLAYYGMSANLSNFMLDNMGMNKSAAANTVSNWTGTCYAAPLIGAFLADAYLGRFWTIASFVIIYVIDLGLLTIAASVKRLVPTCMAKGVCDPTAGQTAAVFVGLYVVALGTGGIKPCVSSFGADQFDEHDESERRSKSSFFNWFYLSINIGALVASSVLVNVQVRYGWGWGFGIPAVVMAIAVGSFFVGTPLYRHQRPGGSPLIRIAQVLVAATRKLSVPVDGSALYETMDRGSGIEGSRKLEHTEQFRFLDKAAVETPADRTAAAPSAWRLCTVTQVEELKSVVRLLSIWASGIVLAAVYGQMNTVFVFQGNTLDKRMGAHFSIPSASLSTFDTLSVIFWVPVYDRLLVPAVRSVTGHPRGFTQLQRMGVGLVVSIFSMVAAGVLEVFRLRTVARFGLYGEDDIVPISIFWQVPQYFIVGAAEVFVFVGQLDFFYDQAPDAMRSMCMALSLTAVALGSYVSTLLVTVVKRVTTRGGKQGWIPDKNLNVGHLDYFWLMTVLSVVNFVVYLPIANWYAYKRTAEAGDNPDANGGADDPHDQ; this is translated from the exons ATGACTGGGCGAGCT tttttggttaaatactcggaGGTTGGTGCAGACACGATTTACACCCAAGATGGCACCGTGGACATCAAGGGCAACCAGGCCGTCAAGAGCAGCACCGGCAACTGGCGCGCCTACCCCTACATCCTCG CTAACGAATGTTGCGAGCGACTGGCGTACTACGGCATGAGCGCCAACCTGAGCAACTTCATGCTGGACAACATGGGCATGAACAAGAGCGCCGCCGCCAACACCGTCAGCAACTGGACGGGAACCTGCTATGCCGCCCCCCTcatcggcgccttcctcgccgacgCCTACCTCGGCCGCTTCTGGACCATCGCCTCCTTCGTGATCATCTACGTCATCGACCTGGGGCTCCTGACGATTGCGGCGTCGGTGAAAAGGCTGGTGCCGACGTGCATGGCGAAGGGGGTGTGCGACCCGACGGCGGGGCAGACGGCGGCGGTGTTCGTCGGTTTGTACGTCGTCGCTCTGGGCACCGGCGGGATCAAGCCCTGCGTGTCCTCGTTCGGAGCCGACCAGTTCGACGAGCACGACGAGAGCGAGCGGCGGAGCAAGAGCTCCTTCTTCAATTGGTTCTACTTGTCCATCAACATCGGCGCGCTGGTGGCGTCGTCCGTGCTGGTGAATGTGCAGGTGCGCTACGGCTGGGGCTGGGGCTTCGGCATCCCCGCCGTCGTCATGGCCATCGCCGTCGGCAGCTTCTTCGTCGGCACGCCGCTCTACCGCCACCAGCGCCCCGGCGGCAGCCCGCTTATCCGCATCGCGCAGGTGCTCGTCGCGGCCACGCGCAAGCTGAGCGTCCCCGTCGACGGGTCGGCGCTGTACGAGACGATGGACAGGGGGTCCGGCATCGAGGGGAGCCGCAAGCTGGAGCACACCGAGCAGTTCAGGTTCCTCGACAAGGCGGCCGTGGAGACGCCGGCGGACAGGACGGCGGCGGCGCCATCGGCGTGGAGGCTGTGCACGGTGACGCAGGTGGAGGAGCTCAAGAGCGTGGTGCGGCTGCTGTCCATCTGGGCGAGCGGCATCGTCTTGGCGGCGGTGTACGGGCAGATGAACACCGTGTTCGTGTTCCAGGGAAACACCCTCGACAAGCGCATGGGCGCGCACTTCTCCATCCCCTCTGCCTCGCTCTCTACCTTCGACACCCTCAGCGTCATCTTCTGGGTGCCCGTGTACGACCGCCTCCTCGTCCCGGCCGTCCgctccgtcaccggccacccccgcGGCTTCACGCAGCTCCAGCGCATGGGTGTCGGCCTTGTCGTCTCGATCttctccatggtcgccgccggcgtgctCGAGGTTTTCCGCCTCCGCACGGTCGCGCGGTTCGGGCTGTACGGGGAGGACGACATCGTGCCCATCTCCATCTTCTGGCAGGTGCCGCAGTACTTCATCGTCGGCGCCGCCGAGGTGTTCGTCTTCGTGGGGCAGCTGGATTTCTTCTACGACCAGGCGCCGGACGCCATGAGGAGCATGTGCATGGCGCTGTCGCTGACGGCGGTAGCACTGGGAAGCTACGTGAGCACGCTGCTGGTGACGGTGGTGAAGAGGGTGACGACGAGGGGTGGAAAGCAAGGGTGGATCCCGGACAAGAACCTCAACGTCGGCCACCTCGACTACTTCTGGTTAATGACCGTGCTCAGCGTTGTCAACTTTGTTGTCTACCTGCCCATCGCCAACTGGTACGCCTACAAGAGGACCGCCGAAGCCGGAGACAACCCGGACGCCAATGGAGGAGCTGATGATCCACATGACCAGTGA